Below is a genomic region from Lonsdalea populi.
TCCAACCTACCGTAGTGCGAGGTTTCTCGAAGTAAACGCGCATGACGATATAGAGCCTGTCGCTCAGTTCTGCCGACAAAGCCTGCAACCTGCGCGCATATTCCAGCGCGGCATCAGTGTCATGAATGGAACAAGGGCCGCATACAATCAGCAACCGGTTATCCCGACCGTGGATAATGTCCGCCACTGCCTGTCGAGAACGAGAAATCGCCTGCTGAGCATTTGCGCTCAGTGGAAATTTGGCTTTCAATTCTTGCGGAGTAATCAATATCTGCTCTTCAACGATATTGACGTTATTAAGCGCGTCTTTTTGCATGATCATGGTCCTGTCCCTTATTTTGTGCCTGTGCGATGGCGGCGATGTGTACATTACTCGGGACACAGTATCACAGGGTGTAAATATTTAAAACCACCGAGCGTAAAGTTATGATTACCCTTATAAGCCGCGTGATATACGGGGTGGAATTTGTATTTCCGCCCCGAAAAGGTATGTCCGATATTGGCATCTCGTCACTGAATAACACTTAATATGAGAGGCCGATAGCCTAAACTTCTTGGCTTTTGATTACTTCCAAAAAAAAGATAAAATCTTAATAAAATTAAGACATTAAAAACAAAATTTACAGGAAAAACGTTGTATTATCTACCTAAAATATAAAACAGCGTTTCACCCTTTGCTCGTTGGATGAGCTAATCCAGAAAGACAATCATAAAGGGCATTAGACAATCTAAACCCGCAACGAGTGTAAACTTATTATTACACCAAAAATGTGAGCGCATCGTCCATCGATACACGTCTACTCTGCTAAGGTCGTCTAAATTTAGCGGAAGGCCGATGCCATTATTGCTAGATTTGATTTACGTGATTGCAGGGAGAGTACAGCCTTTACACCATATGGCTTATGTCATGTCAGATATTGATGAGCAATGGCTTTTTCTTTCTCGTGGTGAGCAATGGCTTTTTTACGCAACAAAATGTCTGAGAATATCGAGATTAAGATGAAAACAAAGAACACCAGAAAGTATAAGTAGATGATGGAAAACCAAACCTTGTTGTAGCGAGTCTCATCGATTCTTTTTTGAATATCCTGCTGTGACTTTTCCATGCCAATGTTACCGCATACGGTCCTTACCAACGCGGGAGAAAGGTGCAAATCAAGTGAGATATCGTCATAGGATTGACTCCTACAGGTCGTAGGCGTGATTTCCCAAGGCTGCTGATCCACCACCCCCTTCGCTTTATCTAGCGTTAACAAGAAGTTTTCCTTCCCTTCCACCGTCATCGTTAACGACGCCCAGTCGTGAGGAACAGGGATGACGTAACGGCCCATGACATAGGTCATCACGCTGAACAGGCTGGCAAATAGGATGGATAAGATAACGGCGCCAAGGTAGTCGGCCCGACCCGGAGGCGTCAGCAGCTTTTTTCTGGATTTAATGCCGCTCAGCCTGATCATCCAGGGTTTTACGTCATCGATAAGTCCCCACGCTTCGCGATCTTCAGGAAGGGTTCTTAGCCATCGCCAAACGACTCTAACGCAAAGCGCCGCGGCGGCGGCGAAAGCCCCCCATAGCGGGCTACCCAGAATGGCGTTGACTTGATCTAAGTTGTCCATAATTTCTCCTTAAATGCTTTATCCACCCTTTATCTAACGCTTTTTACATACAAAAAAAGGGGCGGCATATAGGCCACCCCCTTTATTCAAAACGACTTTCGGATGTCGCGAAAGCGCGTTCTTAGTTAAGACGCTCTTTGATGCGAGCAGACTTACCAGCACGCTCACGCAGGTAGTACAGTTTCGCTTTACGTACGGCACCACGGCGTTTCACAGTAATGCTGTCCACTACCGGAGAATGCGTCTGGAATACACGTTCCACGCCTTCGCCGTTAGAAATCTTGCGAACAGTGAATGCAGAATGCAGACCGCGGTTACGAATAGCGATAACCACGCCCTCGAATGCCTGCAGACGTTTTTTAGAACCTTCAACGACCCATACCTTAACTTCCACGGAATCACCCGGACGGAATGAAGGTACGTCTTGCTTCATCTGCTCTTGCTCGATCTGTTTAATGATGTTGCTCATAATATGTCTCTTACCCTAGGTAAACTGATATATGGGTTCGCCCGGCACTGCGCCGTTGCGGCCCCTTAATACTCTTGTTGAGACTGATATTCCCGTTGGAATTCAGCTAACAACGTTGTTTGCTCGTCAGTCAGAGCTAGGCTTTTCAGAAGTTCAGGTCTTCTAAGCCAGGTTCGGCCCAGCGACTGCTTCAAACGCCAGCGACGTATCTCAGCATGGTTGCCTGACAGTAAAACTGCCGGAACTTCCATCCCCGTCAACACTTCAGGCCGGGTGAAATGGGGGCAATCCAGCAATCCATCCGCAAAAGAGTCTTCTTCCGCCGAAGCTTCATGACCCAGCACGCCCGGGATGAACCGGGAAACAGAGTCAATCAGCGTCATTGCCGGCAGTTCGCCGCCGCTGAGCACATAATCACCGATAGACCACTCTTCGTCGACTTCGGTTTTAATTACGCGCTCGTCAATGCCCTCGTACCTTCCACAGACCAGAATCATCTTCTGATGTGTGGCAAGTTGACGTACGCCTTGCTGATCTAATTTGCGGCCCTGTGGTGACAAATAAATCACCCGAGCGCCTTCGCCTGCCGCTGCTTTCGCTGCATGAATCGCATCCCGTAAAGGTTGCACCATCATCAGCATCCCGGGACCGCCGCCATAAGGGCGATCGTCCACGGTGCGATGCCGGTCGTAGGTGAAGTCTCGCGGACTCCAATATTCTACGCTCAGCAGGCCATTTTTTACTGCCCGGCCAGTGACTCCATAATCAGTAATGGCGCGGAACATTTCTGGAAACAGGCTGATTACCCCAATCCACATAGCATCGTTCCACTCGTTACTGCTCGTTGTACGGAGATCAAAAACCAGGATCCCAATCTACTTCAATACGATGAGTAGAAAGGTCAACATGCTTGATCACCTGCTCTGTCAGGAACGGAATTAACCGCTCCTTGACCCCGTAAGCATCTTTCAAGTTAGCTCTTACTACCATTACGTCGTTCGAACCGGTTTCCATCATATCGATGACTTTGCCCAGCCCGTAACCGGCGACGGTTACGACTTCGCAGCCAATAAGATCTTTCCAGTAATAATCACCCTCATCCAGCTCAGGAAGCTGCGATACGTCGACAACGATCTCGCAATTGGTCAACAGATTCGCCGCATCCCGATCTTCAACATCTTTGATCTTGATGATCAGGTCCTGATTATGGTGCCTCCAGCTCTCTATTTCGATGAGCTGCAAGTCGCCTTTATTCCGCAGATACAAGGGCTGATAGTCAAAGATACTTTCGGCATCTTCGGTGGAGGAAAACACTCTGAGCCAACCTCTGATGCCATACGTCGACCCCATTTTCCCCAATACTACCGGGTTCTTAGGAGCTTGAGGGCTAAGTTGCTTGCTCATTGTCACCACCGCAACAGGTTATGCTGCTTTTTTAGCGTCTTTGACCAGCGCAGAAACGCGATCAGAAACGGTAGCGCCCTGGCCAACCCAGTGCTCGATACGATCCAGGTCCAGACGCAGTGCTTCGGCCTGACCGGTTGCGATCGGGTTGAAGAAACCTACACGCTCAATAAAACGACCGTCGCGCGCATTGCGGCTATCGGTCACGACGACTTGGTAGAACGGGCGTTTTTTAGCGCCGCCACGTGCCAAACGAATAGTTACCATAACATCCTCTTTAGTTAATAAAACAACCGGGCCCCATCGAGGAACGGGGCCCAGTGTCATATAAAAAGCCCGAAAATTTTACTCATTTTGGCGCAAAAAGCAATCTAAAGCGTGCTTCATCCCCGAATACTTTCTACGCTGCGGTAAAACATCGGACGTTAGCGCCCCGGGAAGCCCGGTGGCATCATACCTTTCATTCCGCGCATCATTTTCGCCATGCCGCCATTTTTCATCTTCTTCATCATGCGCTGCATGTCGTCGAACTGCTTCAGCAGCCGATTGACGTCTTGCACCTGCATGCCTGACCCCATAGCGATACGGCGCTTGCGTGAACCCTTGATGATTTCAGGTTTAGCGCGCTCTTTCTGCGTCATAGAATTAATGATGGCTTCCATACGCACCAGAATTTTGTCGTCCATCTGGGACTTTACGTTGTCCGGCAGTTGGCCCATTCCCGGCAGCTTGCTCATCATGTTGGCCATGCCGCCCATGTAGCGCATCTGCTTGAGCTGGTCAAGGAAGTCGGTCAGGTCGAACCCGTCGCCCTTTTTCAGCTTTTTCGCCAGCTTCTCCGCTTGGGTACGGTCAACCTTGGTTTCCAGCTCTTCAATAAGGGACAGAACGTCTCCCATTCCCAGAATACGGGACGCGATACGATCCGGGTGGAACGGTTCGAGAGCCTCCGTCTTTTCACCGACGCCGAGGAATTTGATCGGCTTGCCGGTGATATGGCGGATAGACAGCGCCGCACCACCGCGGGCGTCACCGTCGATTTTAGTCAGGATCACACCGGTCAGCGGCAGCGCCTCATTAAACGCTTTCGCCGTGTTCGCCGCATCCTGACCGGTCATCGCATCAACTACAAACAGGGTTTCCACCGGATTCAACGCCGCATGGACCTGCTTAATCTCATCCATCATCGCATCGTCAACGTGCAAACGACCCGCGGTATCCACCAGCAGGACATCATAAAACTGCAGTTGGGCATGCTTTAACGCTTGATTGACGATATCGACCGGCTTTTGACCGGCGTCGGAAGGGAAAAAGTCGACACCAACCGTCTGCGCCAACGTTTCCAGCTGTTTAATCGCCGCAGGGCGATACACGTCCGCTGAAACCACCAGCACTTTTTTCTTCTGCTTTTCGCGCAGGAACTTACCCAGCTTACCGACGCTGGTCGTTTTACCCGCACCTTGCAAACCCGCCATTAGGACAACGGCGGGAGGCTGCGCCGCCAGATTCAGCTCGGCATTGACCTCGCCCATCGAGGCAACCAGTTCGTTCTGAACAATCTTGACGAACTCCTGCCCCGGCGTCAGGCTTTTATTCACCTCGTGGCCGACGGCCCGCTCCTTGACGCGATTGATGAAATCACGCACCACGGGCAGTGCCACATCGGCTTCAAGTAACGCCATGCGAACTTCGCGCAGCGTCTCTTTAATATTCTCTTCAGTCAGTCGGCCGCGGCCACTGATGTTGCGCAAAGTGCGCGATAGTCGATCGGTTAGATTTTCAAACATAGCTCTGCTCAACGTAAACTGGCCGCTATCGCGACGTGAACGGTGGGGATTATAACACGAAAGCGGCGGCAATCTCCGCGAGTGTTTACGGATAACAGGTTGGTGGGCCGTAATGACTAAGGCTATACTGGCCGTTCTTATTACTCTGTTGATATTAAATAATCTAACGCTATGTCTGTTTTCGCCATCGTGGCTTTAGCGGCCTATTCGCTCAGTCTGGGGCTGATTGTTCCCAGCCTGTTGAAAAAGAACAGCGCCTATCGTCGGTTGGCGGTAGCCTCTGCGGTGCTCGCGCTTGCCTGTCATGCCGTGGCGCTCTATCAACGCATCTTTGATGTCTACGCTGGGCAGAATCTGAGCCTGCTCAACATCGGCTCGCTGGTCAGTCTGATGATCTGTTCGGTCATGACCTTCGTCGCCACGCGTAATCGCGGCTGGTTTCTGCTGCCCGTCGTTTATACCTTCGCCCTCATCAACTTGGCGTTCGCGACTTTTATGCCGGGCGAATTTATCACCCATCTCGAACATGAACCCTGGCTGATGGTCCATATTGGCTTGGCGCTGTTTGCCTACGCCACACTGATGATTGCCGCGCTGTACGCACTGCAGATGGCGTCGCTGGACTACATGTTGAAGAATAAAATGTTGGGATTTACGTCGGATATGCCGCCGCTGCTCAGTATTGAACGCAAAATGTTTCACATTACTCAGGTCGGCGTCATTCTGCTGACGCTGACACTGTGCACCGGGATGTTTTACATGAGCGACTTGCTGAACAATAAAGAGAATCTCCATAAGGCGCTGTTCTCTTTGCTGGCCTGGTTCGTCTATATTCTGCTGCTATGGGGACACTACCATGAAGGTTGGAGAGGTCGCCGTGTAGTTTACTTCAATCTGATAGGCGCATTGCTGTTGACGCTGTCCTATTTCGGCAGCCGTGTGATTAACCCTTTTCTCGTTCATTAAACTCACGTTTCATACACAAAAAAGGGCCGGCATCAAGCCTTTCGTGCAAATCACGCGGGACTTGAAACCATATACGGGGCAATAGAGAACCGTAGAATGGCCTCGGCGACGAACTGCGGCGCTTCGCGCTGCGGGAAGTGTCCCACACCATCAAGCGCGTGCCGTTCGTACCGTCAGCGGGTCGCTCCAGACAGGCACAGCCACAATGCCATCACCGGCTTCATCGGCGCGAGCGAACCCCACGTCGTACAGGTCATCATGCAGACCCTTGATCTAGTGCGATAGCGGCACCTCGAACAGCCTGATCTCGACTTCGGGTTCCTCTTGCCGGCACAACGCCAGCAAGGCCGGCAGGCGTGACGGCGTGATGCCGTCGGACATGGCAATGCGCAACTGGCCGTGGAAGCCATTGGCTGCGGCCTTCACACTGTCGCGCGCCTGCTGCAAGGCGGTGAACACGCGCGGCACGTGATCGAGGAACAGCTTGCCCGCACGGGTCAGTCGCGTGCTGCGCGTGGTACGGGCGAACAGCACCACGCCCGGTTCTTCCTCAAGCTCTTTGATGGCGCGCGACAGCGGCGATTGTTCGATGTGCAGCCGCTCGTCCACAGCCAGGAAGCAGCGCAGGTGGCGAAGCTCCAAGCGTCCCCCCTCCCTCGTTCCCTGTGACCCAGGCCGTTCCGTCAACGGCCGGGAGGAGACCCATAATCCACCGACGCTGGCCACAGAGCCCTGCACGACGGCAAATGCGCTGGCACCATGCGCCAGTCCAGGCACGTCGGTCAAAGAAAGCCCGCAGCCACAACCAGCATGAACGCCGCCGTCATCAGCCACATCGCCGCCCAAAGCCGCCAGATGGACTGGACGGTCGTGGCATACGAAGGAGCCTTTGCCAGCGTAGCGTCGTTCATGCGGCCTCTCTTGCCCGCCAGGGCTTTCTCGCCAGCACGGCAGCCATCGCCGCTGCCGCGAACAGCCAGCCACTCCAAACCGTTCCCCGCATCCCCACCGCGTCGATAAAACCGCCCCCGACCGCGGCCCCGAGCACCACACCGAGGTTGGCCGCCGAGACATAGAGGCTGGTGGCAAACTCGGGCGCATCCGGTGCCGCCGAAATCATCCACATCTGGCTGACAATCAAACCGCTGGTGTGCGCCGCGCCCCACAGCAGGCAGATCGGCAGCATGGCCGCGAACGACGGCGAAGCGAACACCAATAGCACGCCATAGGCGGCCGCCAGCGCCGCAGGATAGCCCAGCACGGTCCAAGCGAGCCGGCGTCCCAGCGCACGCCCGGCCAGCAGGTTGCCCAGCACGCCGCCCACGCCGAAGACTGCCAGCAGCACGCTGATCGCCTCGCCGCCCAGGCGCGCCTGCCGCGCCAGGTATTCGGCGGCATAGCTATAGACGGAGAACATGGCGGCGAACACGCACACCGCCATCGCAATCGACAGCCACACCGTGGGTCTACGCAGGACGGCCAGCGGACGTCCCGGCGTGGCCGCCTGCGGCTCGGGCCTGGAGGGCAGCATGATCCACATCCCGGCGGCAGCGGCCAGGCTCACCGCCGCGCAGAAGTAGAACGCCGCCTCGTAGGACACCCTGGCCTCCATCCAGGTGGCCAGGGGCACGCCCAGCACCAGCCCCAGCGAGATGCCGAGGAATGCCATCGAGGTGGCGTGCGCGGCACGTTCCGCCGGGTACAGCGACGCGGCCGCGGCGAAGGCCACCGAGAAGAACACCGGGTGCAGCAGGGCCGACGGCACGCGCAGCGCCATCAGCACCCCGAAGCTGGGCGCCCAGGCCGACAGCAGGCTGCACAGACTGAAGACCAGCAGCGAGCCGGCCAGTACCTTGCGCCGGTCGAAGCGCGACAGCCACAGCACCATGGCCGGCCCGCACACCGCGACCACGCCCGCGAACAGCACCACCAGCCATCCGGCCTGGGCCACGCTGATGCCGTGACGCTGGACGATGGCCGCCGGCAGGATGCCGACCACGCCGAACTCGACGGCATACAGGCCGAACAGCCCCAGTGCGATTAAGAACAGTGCGCGTGCGCCGTTCATGGCTGCGCCTCAGTCTATCGATCGGGCGTCGTTGCCGGGCATGACCCGGCCGCACCCACCGGCGCGGGAAAGCCGTGCCGCCTGGCCGCCCACACCACCACCAGCGTCGCCGCCAGCAACACCAGCAAGGCCGGGGCGAACGCGCCGACGCCGAGGCGTTCGAGCAGCACGCCGCCAACGATGCCGCCACCAGCAATGGCCGTGTTCCAGGCGGTGACCAGCATCGACTGGGCGACATCCGCCGCCCCATCGCCGTGTTTCGCGGCCGTTTTGGCCAACGCCGTCTGGAACAGCGTCGCCGCGCCGCCGAAGGCCAGTCCCCAGGCCGCCACCGCGGCATAGACCACGAAAGGCACATCGCCCGCCACGCCGAGCGCCAGGGCGGACAGGCCGAACACGACGGTGCTGGCGAGCGTCAGCGCACGCAGATGGCGTTCGAGCAGCACGCCGACGATCCAGATACCCAGCAGCGAGGTGACGCCGAACACCAGCAGCACCAGGTCCGTTCGCTCGACCATGCCCGCCGCCGCGAGGAACAGCGCGATATAGGTATAGAGGATGTTGTGCGCCAGCACGAAGGCCAGCACCACGAACAGCACCAGGCGCACACCGGGCACCGTGAACACGTGCCCCAGCGACAAGCGCTTGCCCGCCGCCTGGCCGGCGAAGTCCGGCAACTTGATGCGCACCCACACCATGAGCACCAGCGCCAGACCGCTCATGATGCCGAAGCACGTCCGCCAGCCCACCCAATTGCCGAGGAAGGTGCCGGCCGGCACGCCCAGGGACAGTGCCAGCGGCGTACCGACCATCGCAACGGCGATGGCGCGCCCCTTCTGGTGCTCGGGTACCATGCGCGCGGCATAGCCCGCCAGCAGCGTCCACAGCAGCCCGGCCGACACACCCGCCAGGAAGCGCGCCACCATGGTCAGGGCATAGCTGCCGGAAAACGTGGTGACGGTATTGGCGACGACGAAACCGGCGATGGCCGCCAGCAGCAGCGGGCGGCGGCGCACGCCCTGCGTGGCGGCGGTCAGCGGAATCGCCGCCACCAGCGAACCGATGGCGTAGATCGTCACGGTCTGCCCGACCCAGGCTTCGGATATCGCCAACCCCTGCGCCATCTGCGGCAGCAGGCCAGCCGGCAGCGCTTCGGTCAGGATGGTGATGAAGGCCGCCATCGCCAAGGCCAGCAGCGACGCCAGCGGCAGGCGGTCATGGGCCGTCGTTCTCATCCGTGCAGAGGAGATAGTCATCACCGCACCTCCAGAGCGCCATAGACAGCATCGCGCAGGCCGGTGACGAAGCGGCCGGACATGCCTTCGTACAACGTGTTGGTGAAGGCCACGACGCTCAGGCCCTGCGCCCGGTCCACGAACCAGGAGTGGCCGTAGGCGCCGCCCCAGCGCCAGGTACCGGCCGATTCGGGGGAAACGGCCAGCACCGGGTCACGCAAGACCGAGAATCCCAGTCCGAAGCCGAAGCCCGGCGCATCGGGCAGTTCCCGACCGGCCGTCTGATCCCGCGCCATATCCTCAATCCATTCGTTGGGCAGGAACGCACCGCAGCCTTGGCGCAGGGCTTCCAGCAGGCGCAATAGGTCTTGCGCCGTCCCCGCCATGCCCGCGCCGCCCGAGGGAAATGCCTGCGGATCGAAGATGCGGGATGGGCTGTAGGTGATGCCCACGGCGCCCTCGAAGGCCGAGACCGTCTCCCCCTCGGCCAGCCGATGCGGCTGCGGCGCGTCGTTCACATAGGCGGTCGCCACGCGCTGGGGATCGTGCGCGACGAAGCCCGTATCGACCATGCCCAGCGGGCCGGTGACGAATCGGCGCACCGCCTCGTCCAGCGGCGTGCCGTGGACGCGCGCGATCAGCGCGCCCAGCACATCCGTCGCCAATGAATAGCCCCAGGCCGTACCCGGTTCGTACAGCAGCGGCACGCTGGCGAGGCGGCGCAGATTTTCCTCCAGGCTGATGCCGGACGCATCCATGCCGTCCGACACGCCGGCCCGTGCGTAGGGGCCGGCTGCGTCCGCCTCGAAGAAACGGTAGCCGAGGCCGGCCGTATGACTGAGCAGTTGCCGCACCGTGATGCGTGCCGGGCGGCCGTCGGCCAGCCGGGGCTGGAATTCCGGCAACCAGCGCTCGATGCCCGCATCCAGGTCGAGCCGGCCTTGCGCCACCAGCGCCAGGGCCGCAGCGGAGACGATGGGCTTGCTGACCGACGCCAAACGAAAAACCGTCTCGGTGGTCATCGGCCGTGCGCTTTCGCGGTCGGCGAAGCCGGCAGCCTGCTGGTGGATCAGTTCGCCGTCGCGCACCACGAGGATGACGGCACCGACCAGGCGCTGGTCGTCCAGTACCTGCTGCACGACGGCCTGGATACATGCGGACAGGTGCGCGGGTGGAACCCCTTGCCGCAGGGGAAATATGGAACGAGTCATGGCGAATACCTCGATTCAATGGGCAATGCCTCGATGATAGAAACCTCTCGATTAAAGAAAAAGTGGGCTACAGTTCCTTTATATGTGGAACAAAGTGTCCGCAATCGCGAAGGGAGAGGATCATGGACAACCTGAACGGCTTCGTGGTGTTCGTGCAGGTGGCCGAGACGCGCAGCTTCGTCGCCGCCGGCCGGCTGCTGGGCGTATCGGCCTCGGCCGTTGGCAAGAGCGTGGCGCGCTTGGAGGAGAAGCTGGGGGTGCGCCTGTTCCACCGCAGCACGCGCAGCGTCACGCTGACCGCCGAGGGCACGCTGTTCCTGGAACGCAGCCGCCGCATCCTGGCCGAGATCGAAGCGGCGGAACTGGAGTTGTCGCAAGCCACCGCGGCACCGCGCGGGCGCCTGCGGGTGAGCCTGCCGCTGGTCAGCTCGCTGGTACTGCCGGTACTCGGCGAGTTCATGCGCGAGTACCCCGAGATCGAGTTGGACCTGGACTTCACCGACCGGATGGTCGATGTGATCGAGGAAGGTTTCGACGCAGTGGTACGGACAGGCGAGCCGGCCGACTCGCGCTTGTCGGCGCGCCGCCTGGGCGCGTTCCAGATGCGGTTGGTGGCCGCGCCCGACTATCTGACGCGCCGAGGCACGCCCAGGACGCCAGCCGATCTGTTGCAGCACACCAGCCTGCATTACCGCTTCCCCAACAGCGGCAAACTGGAGACCTGGGCGCTGCGGCAAGCCCCCGGCGCACCCGAACTGCAATTGCCCACCTCGATGATCTGCAACAACATCGAAACGCGCGTGTGCTTTGCGCTGCAAGGACTGGGGATCGCCTATTTGCCGGATTTCGCCATCCGCGAGCCATTGGCCGACGGCCGGCTTCAACCCATCCTCGCTGACCATGTGGAGCGCGGCGGCGTTTTCCACGTGCTCTGGCCTGCGAGCAAGCACTCCTCGCCGAAGGTGCGGGCGCTGGTGGACTTCCTGAGCGCGAGGGTGTTTCCGGTCACGAAGAGCAAGACACCCAGCCCCAGAGGTTAGCGCAGTCGATGACGCTGCGTGGCCCATGCCGCCTCCTGAGCTCAGTGCTCTCGAACAGCGTTCGAGAGCACTGAGCCTGCACCCGTCTCTCTTTGGTCCAGCCAGCCACTCCACACCGTCAGCAGCAGGCCAATGCCGACCATGACCACGCCGACCCACGGCGTTGCCCCGAGCCCCAGCCGGGAATCCGCCACCAGCCCGCCGATGACAGCGCCGAGCGCGATGCCGGCATTGGCGGCCGACACGTTGATGGTGGAAGCGATGTCCACGTTGCCGGGCCGATGGCGCTGGGCGAGCTGCACGACGTACAGCGCCAGCCCCGGCACGTTGCAGAACATCAGCGCGCCGAGCGTCAGGATCGAACCGAGCGTGGACGGGGCCGTAAAGGTGAAGATCAGCAGCACCGCCGCTTGCGCACCCAGCATCAGCGCCAGCGCCGGCACCACTTTCTTGTCGGAGACGCGCCTGCCGAGGAAATTGCCGACGATCACCGAGACACCGTAGAGGGCCAGTATCCACGCCACGCCGTTCGGGTCGAAGCCGGTGATGTCGGCCAGGATGCTGGGCAGATAGGCGGAGGCGACGAAGGTGCCGCCCCAGGCACAGAAGTTCATGCCGAACGCGATCAGCAGGCGCCCGCTGCCCAGCACCTTGACCTGCTCGATGAGGCTGCCGGCTGGCGCGATGTCTATCTTGCGGGGCAAGGTGGCCGCCATCGCCAGCAGCGACACCACTCCGATGGCCGCGACGAACCAGTAGGACATCGGCCAGCCCAGGCGCTGGCCGATGACGGTGGCGACCGGCACACCGGCGGCGACGGCGATCGTTAGACCGCCGAACACGATCGCCACTGCCGAGGCCCGCCGATCTGCCCCCACCAGACTCGCGGCGATCGCCGCGCCGACGCCGAAGAAGATGCCATGCGGCAAGGCCGACACGATGCGCGCGACAATGAGGACTTCATAGCTCGCACTCGACGCGGCGGCCGCATTGGCGAGGACGAACAAGGCCATCACCGCCAGTATCAGCGCCTTGCGCGACAGGTTTCCAGTCAGCGCCGCGAGGATCGGCGACCCGAAGCTGACGCCCAGCGCATAGCCGCTGACGACCAGCCCGGCGCGTACCAGGTTGACCCCGCAATCATCGGCAATCTGCGGCAGCACGCCGACGCTGGCGTACTCGGTGGTGCCGATGGCGAAGCCACCGACCATCATGGACAGCAAGGCGGGCATGGTGCCGCGCTGGGTGCCGTATCCTTTTGTCTTGCCTTCCGCCTTTGCCCCTCGC
It encodes:
- a CDS encoding LysR family transcriptional regulator, with protein sequence MELRHLRCFLAVDERLHIEQSPLSRAIKELEEEPGVVLFARTTRSTRLTRAGKLFLDHVPRVFTALQQARDSVKAAANGFHGQLRIAMSDGITPSRLPALLALCRQEEPEVEIRLFEVPLSH
- the ffh gene encoding signal recognition particle protein, which encodes MFENLTDRLSRTLRNISGRGRLTEENIKETLREVRMALLEADVALPVVRDFINRVKERAVGHEVNKSLTPGQEFVKIVQNELVASMGEVNAELNLAAQPPAVVLMAGLQGAGKTTSVGKLGKFLREKQKKKVLVVSADVYRPAAIKQLETLAQTVGVDFFPSDAGQKPVDIVNQALKHAQLQFYDVLLVDTAGRLHVDDAMMDEIKQVHAALNPVETLFVVDAMTGQDAANTAKAFNEALPLTGVILTKIDGDARGGAALSIRHITGKPIKFLGVGEKTEALEPFHPDRIASRILGMGDVLSLIEELETKVDRTQAEKLAKKLKKGDGFDLTDFLDQLKQMRYMGGMANMMSKLPGMGQLPDNVKSQMDDKILVRMEAIINSMTQKERAKPEIIKGSRKRRIAMGSGMQVQDVNRLLKQFDDMQRMMKKMKNGGMAKMMRGMKGMMPPGFPGR
- a CDS encoding MFS transporter, with product MNGARALFLIALGLFGLYAVEFGVVGILPAAIVQRHGISVAQAGWLVVLFAGVVAVCGPAMVLWLSRFDRRKVLAGSLLVFSLCSLLSAWAPSFGVLMALRVPSALLHPVFFSVAFAAAASLYPAERAAHATSMAFLGISLGLVLGVPLATWMEARVSYEAAFYFCAAVSLAAAAGMWIMLPSRPEPQAATPGRPLAVLRRPTVWLSIAMAVCVFAAMFSVYSYAAEYLARQARLGGEAISVLLAVFGVGGVLGNLLAGRALGRRLAWTVLGYPAALAAAYGVLLVFASPSFAAMLPICLLWGAAHTSGLIVSQMWMISAAPDAPEFATSLYVSAANLGVVLGAAVGGGFIDAVGMRGTVWSGWLFAAAAMAAVLARKPWRAREAA
- a CDS encoding DUF6216 family protein, whose protein sequence is MDNLDQVNAILGSPLWGAFAAAAALCVRVVWRWLRTLPEDREAWGLIDDVKPWMIRLSGIKSRKKLLTPPGRADYLGAVILSILFASLFSVMTYVMGRYVIPVPHDWASLTMTVEGKENFLLTLDKAKGVVDQQPWEITPTTCRSQSYDDISLDLHLSPALVRTVCGNIGMEKSQQDIQKRIDETRYNKVWFSIIYLYFLVFFVFILISIFSDILLRKKAIAHHEKEKAIAHQYLT
- a CDS encoding cytochrome C assembly family protein, with product MSVFAIVALAAYSLSLGLIVPSLLKKNSAYRRLAVASAVLALACHAVALYQRIFDVYAGQNLSLLNIGSLVSLMICSVMTFVATRNRGWFLLPVVYTFALINLAFATFMPGEFITHLEHEPWLMVHIGLALFAYATLMIAALYALQMASLDYMLKNKMLGFTSDMPPLLSIERKMFHITQVGVILLTLTLCTGMFYMSDLLNNKENLHKALFSLLAWFVYILLLWGHYHEGWRGRRVVYFNLIGALLLTLSYFGSRVINPFLVH
- the trmD gene encoding tRNA (guanosine(37)-N1)-methyltransferase TrmD, with protein sequence MWIGVISLFPEMFRAITDYGVTGRAVKNGLLSVEYWSPRDFTYDRHRTVDDRPYGGGPGMLMMVQPLRDAIHAAKAAAGEGARVIYLSPQGRKLDQQGVRQLATHQKMILVCGRYEGIDERVIKTEVDEEWSIGDYVLSGGELPAMTLIDSVSRFIPGVLGHEASAEEDSFADGLLDCPHFTRPEVLTGMEVPAVLLSGNHAEIRRWRLKQSLGRTWLRRPELLKSLALTDEQTTLLAEFQREYQSQQEY
- the rpsP gene encoding 30S ribosomal protein S16; translation: MVTIRLARGGAKKRPFYQVVVTDSRNARDGRFIERVGFFNPIATGQAEALRLDLDRIEHWVGQGATVSDRVSALVKDAKKAA
- the rimM gene encoding ribosome maturation factor RimM (Essential for efficient processing of 16S rRNA), producing the protein MSKQLSPQAPKNPVVLGKMGSTYGIRGWLRVFSSTEDAESIFDYQPLYLRNKGDLQLIEIESWRHHNQDLIIKIKDVEDRDAANLLTNCEIVVDVSQLPELDEGDYYWKDLIGCEVVTVAGYGLGKVIDMMETGSNDVMVVRANLKDAYGVKERLIPFLTEQVIKHVDLSTHRIEVDWDPGF
- the rplS gene encoding 50S ribosomal protein L19, which translates into the protein MSNIIKQIEQEQMKQDVPSFRPGDSVEVKVWVVEGSKKRLQAFEGVVIAIRNRGLHSAFTVRKISNGEGVERVFQTHSPVVDSITVKRRGAVRKAKLYYLRERAGKSARIKERLN